The following proteins come from a genomic window of Natrinema saccharevitans:
- a CDS encoding HhH-GPD family protein gives MCDDDGDEFVDILLEWYAANGRHDLPWRDPSTTPFEILIAEYMLQQTSVEQVLGVYEEFVEKYPTPASLVDAESDEIGEDLEPLGLHKRTAYIERASEQIIRQHDGEVPDALDELLDLHGVGEYTAASVLAHAYDGDIAAVDTNVARILARVFGLETEDKPDARENWELAERLAPPGRCGDFVHALIDFGASVCTASNPGCEGCPVNGLCEYADAEDD, from the coding sequence ATGTGCGATGATGACGGCGACGAATTCGTCGATATCCTACTGGAGTGGTACGCTGCCAATGGACGTCACGATCTCCCCTGGCGCGATCCGAGCACCACGCCGTTCGAGATCCTCATCGCCGAGTACATGCTCCAGCAGACGTCCGTGGAACAAGTTCTCGGCGTCTACGAAGAGTTCGTGGAAAAGTACCCAACGCCGGCGTCGCTTGTCGATGCGGAATCCGACGAGATCGGTGAAGATCTCGAACCACTCGGCTTGCACAAGCGGACGGCGTACATTGAGAGAGCATCCGAGCAGATTATCCGACAGCACGACGGTGAAGTGCCAGACGCGTTGGACGAACTTCTCGACCTACACGGGGTCGGCGAGTACACGGCGGCGTCGGTACTTGCTCACGCCTACGACGGTGATATTGCAGCCGTAGACACGAACGTTGCGAGAATACTCGCTCGCGTGTTCGGCCTTGAGACGGAAGACAAACCCGATGCGAGGGAAAACTGGGAACTCGCGGAGCGCTTAGCACCGCCGGGTAGGTGCGGAGATTTCGTCCACGCGCTCATCGACTTCGGCGCGAGCGTCTGTACGGCGTCGAACCCAGGCTGCGAGGGGTGTCCGGTGAACGGACTCTGCGAGTACGCTGATGCGGAAGACGACTAA
- a CDS encoding tyrosine-type recombinase/integrase, with the protein MVPQVPPEEQQRDELLEADNAQEILAYLAEFHYASTKHVLLALLWGTGMRMGAARSIDLKDVDLEDRFLGLRHRPETGTPLKNGVGGERLVAISPDLAYLVEDFIENTRPEQTDDVGREPLLTSREGRLASSTVRRYIYDVTAPCFRNLECPDCERGTTAKCPESVTPHAVRRGSITHFLTKDVPTEVVGDRMDVSRKILDKHYDRRSEEVKLEQRRSYLDNI; encoded by the coding sequence ATGGTCCCGCAGGTGCCGCCAGAGGAGCAACAGCGCGACGAACTACTCGAAGCCGACAATGCGCAGGAAATCCTCGCGTACCTCGCGGAGTTTCACTACGCGTCGACCAAACACGTCCTGCTCGCGCTGCTATGGGGGACCGGGATGCGGATGGGCGCTGCCAGGTCTATTGATCTGAAAGACGTCGATCTGGAGGACCGATTCTTGGGCCTGAGACACCGACCCGAGACCGGGACGCCGTTAAAGAACGGCGTCGGTGGCGAACGACTCGTGGCGATTTCACCCGATCTCGCGTACCTCGTAGAGGACTTCATCGAGAACACGCGTCCCGAACAGACCGATGATGTCGGCCGCGAACCGCTGTTGACGAGCCGCGAGGGTCGTCTCGCTTCGAGTACCGTTCGACGGTACATCTACGACGTTACCGCACCTTGTTTTCGAAACCTGGAGTGTCCGGATTGCGAGCGCGGAACGACAGCGAAGTGTCCCGAGTCGGTGACGCCTCACGCGGTTCGTCGAGGGAGCATCACCCACTTTCTGACGAAAGACGTTCCGACCGAAGTGGTTGGCGACCGGATGGACGTTAGTCGGAAAATTCTGGACAAGCACTACGACCGACGATCTGAGGAGGTGAAGTTGGAGCAGCGACGCTCGTACCTCGATAACATCTGA
- a CDS encoding FxsA family protein encodes MLRWIFALLLIPFLDAVLLAVIVTQFDALSWVGMILLVVLTGLVGMLLVRAEGRRTIRKMQRSMAQGQPPTNELLDGGLLIAAGAFLLTPGLVTDLLGFLLAVPLTRVPIRMALKRYVVVPYADKKTGGFASGGVWTFGFPDEDPTRDTADSNDGGTYDLGEDAYSVDDEDAYTIDFEDERSDDGDDDRDDDPLAR; translated from the coding sequence ATGCTCCGGTGGATCTTCGCGCTGTTGCTCATCCCGTTTCTCGACGCCGTGTTGCTCGCGGTGATCGTCACCCAGTTCGACGCGCTCAGTTGGGTCGGGATGATACTGCTCGTCGTCCTGACCGGCCTCGTCGGGATGCTCCTCGTCCGCGCCGAAGGCCGGCGGACGATCCGGAAGATGCAACGGTCGATGGCCCAGGGACAGCCCCCGACCAACGAACTGCTCGACGGGGGCCTGCTGATCGCCGCCGGAGCCTTTCTGCTGACCCCCGGACTGGTGACCGACCTGCTCGGGTTCCTGCTGGCCGTCCCGCTGACCCGGGTCCCGATCAGAATGGCGCTCAAACGCTACGTGGTCGTCCCCTACGCGGACAAGAAGACCGGCGGGTTCGCCAGCGGCGGGGTCTGGACGTTCGGCTTCCCCGACGAGGACCCGACTCGAGACACCGCCGACTCGAACGACGGCGGGACCTACGACCTCGGTGAGGACGCCTACAGCGTCGACGACGAAGACGCCTACACGATCGACTTCGAGGACGAGCGATCGGACGACGGCGACGACGACCGGGACGACGACCCCCTCGCTCGGTAG
- a CDS encoding IS6 family transposase, protein MLADLLSESYETDLEESWENERTATPVRAFAVRLHQTGCSLRETTTILAELGVQRSHGAVWNWVHRLADSGRDPPEAQPKRVAVDETAVKINGEWSWLYAAIDTETKLILDVALFGRHGTDPAAAFLHRLTEKHDLSDAEFLVDQFSYRTALARLGLSGQVNYTDRNLIEKWFHTLKMRIDRFHNSWVGSRSSVRECLEQFMHYYNHQRPHQALDGKTPIEKVQNYTVPVDLLSRFNAK, encoded by the coding sequence ATGCTCGCAGACCTGCTCAGCGAGAGTTATGAGACGGATTTAGAAGAATCTTGGGAGAACGAGCGGACGGCGACGCCCGTCAGGGCGTTCGCCGTCCGCCTCCATCAGACCGGTTGTTCGCTTCGAGAGACAACAACGATTCTCGCTGAATTAGGCGTTCAACGCTCTCACGGGGCGGTTTGGAACTGGGTTCATCGGCTAGCTGACAGCGGACGCGACCCGCCTGAGGCGCAGCCGAAGCGGGTCGCCGTTGACGAAACCGCTGTCAAGATTAACGGCGAGTGGTCTTGGTTATACGCTGCAATAGACACCGAGACAAAGTTGATTCTCGATGTTGCGTTATTTGGGCGGCATGGCACCGATCCGGCGGCTGCGTTTCTCCATCGACTCACCGAGAAACACGATCTCTCGGATGCTGAGTTTCTCGTGGATCAATTCAGCTATCGGACTGCCCTTGCTCGATTAGGATTGAGCGGTCAGGTCAACTATACCGACCGAAACCTCATCGAAAAGTGGTTTCACACCCTCAAAATGCGTATCGACCGCTTCCATAACTCGTGGGTGGGCAGTCGGTCGAGCGTCCGCGAGTGTCTTGAACAGTTCATGCATTACTACAATCATCAGAGACCGCATCAAGCTCTCGATGGAAAGACGCCGATTGAGAAGGTTCAGAACTATACAGTGCCAGTGGACCTATTGAGTCGTTTCAACGCCAAGTGA
- a CDS encoding site-specific integrase yields the protein MENDNLEPIDPRTAQKLYLDHKETQSMEWTVRGHRYRTNHFVRWCDENSIDNMNDLTGRHVHEYRLWRKEDGDLNTVSLQTQMCAIRVFLRW from the coding sequence ATGGAAAATGACAATCTCGAACCGATCGATCCGCGCACCGCGCAGAAACTCTACCTCGACCACAAGGAGACGCAGTCGATGGAGTGGACCGTCCGCGGCCACCGCTATCGAACGAACCACTTCGTCCGCTGGTGCGACGAGAACAGCATCGACAATATGAACGACCTCACGGGACGGCACGTGCACGAGTACCGCCTCTGGCGGAAGGAGGACGGTGACCTCAACACCGTGTCGCTTCAGACGCAGATGTGTGCGATCCGCGTGTTCCTCCGCTGGTGA
- a CDS encoding ATP-binding protein has translation MPGFVNRTEELSRLYNLYDSDKAELAVIFGRRRLGKTELVKQSLKGYDDAVLYQAKQKTSALQLQQFVEVASDAYPGITRIREEWESILGYLADQDAIVVLDEFPYLVEQDESLPSVLQAMFDHELDDSSATFLLVGSSISMMEEAALLGNSPLYGRSSLKLDIRQLPFDAAMEFFPQSYTADEQTLTWGVFGGVPYYLEEVDPEGDLGENIQRTILSRHGTLHDEPDYVLRMELTEPTRYFSILEAIAGGSTSRNEIAGATGIDYNQLSKYVNRLSRLRLVDQHVPVTEQKERTKRSRYRIRDQFFRFWFHFVYGSGDRYEDFGDEAYETLIEPELADFVSDSFEDLCGSALRTLYPEYTITDVGQWWYQEHEVDVVGLTNEDALIAGECKFQRSPLDYDAFSKLQTHVDELRWTPSGGGERKHEYALFSRSGFTRAVEDAATERDNLRLFTVDEVVTALKS, from the coding sequence ATGCCCGGGTTCGTGAACCGAACGGAGGAACTTTCGCGCCTTTACAACCTCTACGATTCAGATAAGGCGGAATTGGCGGTGATTTTCGGACGACGACGACTCGGAAAAACCGAACTCGTCAAGCAGTCCCTCAAAGGATACGACGACGCGGTTCTCTATCAAGCGAAGCAAAAAACGAGCGCACTACAGCTCCAGCAGTTCGTCGAGGTCGCTTCGGACGCGTACCCAGGAATCACGCGGATCCGCGAAGAGTGGGAGTCTATCCTCGGGTATCTCGCAGATCAGGATGCGATCGTCGTCCTCGACGAGTTTCCGTATTTGGTCGAACAGGACGAAAGCCTCCCCTCCGTTCTGCAGGCGATGTTCGATCACGAACTCGACGACTCCAGTGCCACGTTCCTCCTCGTCGGCTCGTCGATCAGTATGATGGAAGAAGCCGCGCTGTTGGGAAACAGCCCCCTGTACGGCCGCTCGTCGTTGAAACTGGATATCAGGCAGCTCCCGTTCGATGCGGCGATGGAATTCTTTCCGCAGAGCTACACGGCTGACGAGCAGACATTGACGTGGGGAGTCTTCGGTGGCGTTCCGTACTATCTCGAAGAGGTGGATCCAGAGGGCGATCTCGGCGAGAATATCCAGCGAACGATCCTCTCACGCCACGGAACGCTGCACGACGAACCAGACTACGTTCTCCGAATGGAACTCACGGAACCGACGCGGTACTTTTCGATTCTGGAAGCGATTGCAGGCGGAAGCACGAGTCGAAACGAGATCGCCGGAGCGACGGGTATCGATTACAATCAACTATCGAAATACGTGAATCGGCTCTCTCGGTTGCGACTGGTCGATCAACACGTTCCGGTTACCGAACAAAAGGAGCGGACCAAGCGAAGTCGCTACCGCATCCGTGACCAGTTCTTCCGGTTCTGGTTCCACTTCGTCTACGGGAGCGGAGACAGATACGAGGATTTTGGAGACGAAGCGTACGAGACGCTCATCGAGCCGGAGCTCGCGGACTTCGTAAGCGACTCGTTCGAGGATCTCTGTGGTTCCGCTCTTCGAACGCTGTATCCCGAGTATACGATCACGGACGTCGGTCAATGGTGGTATCAGGAGCACGAGGTTGACGTCGTGGGTCTGACGAACGAGGACGCGCTGATCGCCGGAGAGTGCAAATTCCAGCGGTCACCGTTAGACTACGACGCGTTCTCGAAGCTTCAAACTCACGTGGATGAACTTCGATGGACGCCATCCGGAGGCGGAGAGCGGAAGCACGAGTACGCGTTGTTCTCTCGAAGTGGCTTTACGCGGGCCGTAGAGGACGCCGCGACGGAACGAGATAATCTGCGGTTGTTCACCGTCGACGAAGTCGTAACAGCGCTGAAATCATAG